The DNA sequence TACGCATACAGGTCGGCGTATACGTTATTTATCGAACGTTATATGCGTTCGATAAATCCAACCACACCGAACGCACTGTAACACAATGTTGTAAGGCAAACGCAGCGtttcattggaaatgaatgtaattatggtgtaccaaaatgcataAACGCTGTCGGTGTGTTCGAAGCGTTAGTTCTAACAACTTTCAACAAATGTGCTTCAGACAGAGCTACAAAAGTCAGTAGGCCTAAATAGCCATATTAGACTGAAATATAAGGTAATTTCGTCAAACTTGTGAGGCTCTCCGTGCTCATTAGTTGCTCATTCAACATATTTGCTGCTACTTCACTCAATCCCATTTTAAAAGTCTCCCTAACTGTCTTACATTCCTTGAGACCAACCAGAAATGTTTAATTGGCAAAATATTCCCTGATTTTCATCAAACAGCCTCACGTGGTCTCTCGTTTCTGCACCAACAAATTTTGCGCAAGGCAAAGCACAAGCTTATAGGTGCGCTTCGTTCTGTATAGGAGCACACTTGGGTGTTGCTCCGCCACTTCTCACAATGATGCTTGTTTAGTCAAATTTAGATCAAAGCTGAATAATTGTCTTGGAAGATCACAATGATTAATTAGTATTCTGCATAACAGAAACAAATATTAGGCCAAAACTCAACCAAAAGAATGTGCATGGATTGAAACAAAATACATGAAGGCCATAGTGATGTCCCCCAGAAAATAGTCATGTAGGCAACACTGTCCTGCAAAATCCTCCTGTTGTCCCGCATTTGGGTATTTTAAATGTGGTCACCTTAACtggagtgttggaaagatttttcaaatacatCCATTCgcaatggatttaaaaaaaaataaaaacagacttCGTTGATTTGTGTGAAGTGAAGAAAAAATGAAGCGAATTTTATTAGTGGTGTAAgtggtgagttaagacaatcagaaatcaTACATTTACGCACcataacccctcctctcttcttcttaaGACGCATCATATCCCCCTCTTCTTCTTGATGCAACTTTATATTATACTCAAGACACATATTATCTTCACAGATATTTTAGACGCTTTTCACTGACAGACGCAACTCAATCAGCTAGACTTATTGCCACGCGCACTACCCAAATTACGTGCTTCCCAAATAGGCATAGgctaatgatcctctgtggctaagtcATGCTCCTGGTGAagtactttttattattttatttagacaggagtaaTTATATTATTTTGGCGAAACATCCATTTAATTTAGGGCAATCCAGCATCCTAACTGTGCACCCGCCAACTTTCATCTACAATTCGCAAAAGGGTgaaaccagagatctgtatataatgacacTATGCTCATGTCTCTACCCTAACAATGAGAGTTTTGTCTCAATGGCCGGAAGGCAGGCAACAAGCTTAGGTTAGCATATTATGCCCATAAAAACGCATTGTCTTATTCTGGACAGATTTTGGCGAGAGTGAGCCCTCTCGCTTCGCTTCTTCCTCTCTGCTGAAACTGTGTcactggagaaagcatccgagtggGCGAAACAGCGCAACTCGCCAcaaacatacctacttgttaacaaaattaaggaagtttcctttaaaattattcataaatattatcctgccaaccactatatgaagaagtttaaggaaaacatcaactcaaattgctccttttgtaatgaccacccagaaacagttgtgcatcttttttggcattgtatgcatgtaagaaaactgtggcaagacatcagtaggtttataattgaacacatttatgaagattttacactattgtggagagatgtactgtttggattctttacatacaatagaaataagcggaatcatttttatgtaattaatttcattattcttttggccaaatttcatatacacaaatgtaaatttacaaacagaaaaccacattttcgtatcctacaaaaagaaattgaactgtattttaagacggttaaatgctctactaacaaaaaatctgttagaattgtaagtatatgcatgtcccttaaggtccttgtgtaattataccccctagctcgattgtccattgtttgtaatctatgtatgcttgtgttccctcatgtgctgtatgtattgatttgttgttaataaaaaaataaaaataaaataataaaaaaataaataaaaagaaacaGCGCAACTcaatgtgtagcccatgtatcggGTGCGGTCTGGTCATACATAGTATGACATGTCATACATACTcttttggtccagacagcatcagatacattgGGCTACACATAACGAGACAATGGGGCGCTGTTTCGCCCGCTCGGATGTTTTAACAGAGATGGATGCTTCTTACTGTCCATGTGCGTCTCGGTCAAATAAATTATAAATATTTCAGTATGTTATTTGGACGGGTAAGGAGATCCGGTAGCCTGGCCCGTCCGTAACACCATCCCTGGATTGAAACGAGAACCATGTGTAGCCTACAGTGAATAAATACATGAGATTTGAGGCTCTCTCTCACGAATTGCTTGTATAATGTACACAcataatttcagtttgtgaatGGGTGTTggataattgtttttttttagacATTATAAAGAAACCCTATTATAAACAAGTGTAACACTGCCATGTTGATCTGAGCTTTTCTGTTGGAAAAAAGGCATTTGTGTCCGACTTTTGTCAATTGCAGATTTACCTCCGACTTCACTCCTCGACTTTGGTCTAGTCGGTTGCTTTAGCCACTCAAATGCTCCCAATATTAGGATAAATTACTAGAGGGGCTATGTCATAAACTCTCAAAGTTCCAGAATGGAATGAAAATGGAAGCCatattggtcagggagaaatccaaaccagtctaattggaatTAATGGCATAATCCTGATTTGACTTCATGCGGAAAATAAAAGTAAGGCATGTGATATCAGAAATTGTGTAATGGAATTATTGTCAACCTAGAATTGTCAAAAATTATAAATACAGTTTATATAGGTTTCATACCCATTTTCTGTATAAATATCCTCTATAATATATGTAAACATACCATAAATATCTAAATAGTTATTTTCTTGGAAAGTGCTATTGGAGTGCTGTTATGTGATACAATAGCGGTACTTGTTACACTTACAACCTTTGTAAATCCAATCTTCAGCTGATTTCAGCCAGTGTTTGGCTGTGgattgactgcattgtttgaatataatgttggcatattggcagTTAATTTGAAACATTTATAGCATCATTCCTGTataactggctagctagctaacaaacaaacagtgcagaTCAATTCTTCAAATTCCTAATTTTACACAATATCTTATCACAACActggcaaaccatggttgaccaactccctgaccaaaatggctgTCTATTATGCCATCATAAGAAGGTTCATCatgtccattctagtattctaattcccAGTTCTATAGTCTACAATCATCCCTGGTTGAATTAGGCACAATAGGAAGCTATACATTTTTATAATGTTCTCTACCTGTCACAATTTTAAGGTTACATATATTCAAAGTTctatatttttctattttctcTACTGATCACAATTTTGAAGTTCTATATCTGGAAGCTATATATTTTTGCATTTTCTCTCCCCATGTCCTCCTGGCTAGGATGAAGTACATTGAGACAGAGCCGAAGAAGGGCTTGGCGGTAGTGGAGGTACAGAAAGTTGAAGGAACACAGAAGACCTCCTGTACGAGTTGCCGGAGAACATCTGGACCAAGGAGACAGGCGACGTTGTCCAATAAAATGCTAAATGGGATCCCCGGGGTTGACCTAGGCATTTAGTGAGTTGTCTCAAAATGTTTCTACGGCTGTGGTAGTGACCAGATTTTGGAGCTTGGTGTAGTTTTTTTAAAATCACTTGTTGAAACTGTATTAATGTCAGCAATAATCGTACTGCAACAAATCCAGTGACTGAAAACCAACAGCTTTGGTGTTTGTTGATCTCTATTACTATCTTTAAGCGcatcttgtttgtgtgtgtttgtgtgtgtttatggacatattcaatcaatccctataccagtctgctgttcccacatgcttcaagagggccaccattgttcctgttcccaagaaagctaaggtaactgagctaaacgactaccgccccgtagcactcacttccgtcatcatgaagtgctttgagagactagtcaatgaccatatcacctccaccctacctgacaccctagagccactccaatttgcttaccgcccaaataggtccacagacgatgcaatctcaaccacactgcacactgccctaacccatctggacaagaggaatacctatgtgagaatgctgttcatcgacgacagcttggcattcaacaccatagtaccctccaagctcgtcatcaagctcgagaccctggatctcgaccccgccctgtgcaactgggtactggacttcctgactggccgcccccaggtggtgagggtaggcaacaacatctccaccccgctgatcctcaacactggggccccacaagggtgcgttctgagccctctcctgtactccctgttcacccacgactgcgtggccacgcacgcctcaaactcaatcatcaagtttgcggacgacacaacagtggtaggcttgattaccaacaatgacgagacggccaacagggaggaggtgagggacctcggagtgtggtgtcaggaaaataacctcacactcaacgtcaacaaaactaaggagatgattatggacttcaggaaacagcagagggaacacccccctatccacatcgatgaaaagtagtggagagggtaggtttaagttcctcggcatacacatcacggacaaattgaattggtccactcacacagacagcatcgtgaagaaggcgcagcagcgcctcttcaacctcaggaggctgaagaaattcggcttgtcaccaaaagcactcacaaacttctacagatgcacaatcgagagcatcctggcaggctgtatcaccgcctggtatggcaactgctccgcccacaaccgtaaggctctccagagggtagtgaggtctgcacaacgcatcaccgggggcaaactacctgccctccaggacacctacaccacccaatgttacaggaaggccataaagatcatcaaggacatcaaccacccgagccactgcctgttcaccccgttatcatccagaaggcgaggtcagtacaggtgcatcaaagctgggaccgagagactgaaaaacagcttctatctcaaggccatcagactgttaaacagccaccattaacattgagtggctgctgccaacacactgacactgacaccgactcaactccagccactttaataatgggaattgatggaaaatgtaaaatatatcacgagccactttaaacaatgctacctaatataatgtttacataccctacattattcatctcatatgtatacgtatatactgtactctatatcatctactgcatctttatgtaatacatgtatcactagccactttaactatgccactttgtttacatactcatctcatatgtatatactgtactcgataccatctactgtatcttgcctatgctgctctgtaccatcactcattcataatccttatgtacatattctttatccccttacactgtgtataagacagtagttttggaattgttagttagattacttgtcggttattactgcattgtcggaactagcagcacaagcatttcgctacactcgcattaacatctgctaaccatgtgtatgtgacaaatttgatttgatttgtttgaccCCCCACGGCTTGGATAGAGAGCATTGTTTATTTCTTTATTCCTCAGATAAAGAACAGCATCTTTACGGAGGAGGCCAAATAGCCcttggctctctcgggatatactaGTCCGTCtagccagttgggttctcagttcatcgcgCATACAGTAATAAatatctctccgggaagaagaaggggCGGGGTTgcatgtttcatgattaacgactcatggtgtgattgtgataacatacaggaactcaaggccttttgttcacccgacctagaataactcacaatcaaatgccgacatattacctcccaagagaattatctttggttatagtcacagccgtgtatatcccccctcaagccgataccccAACGGCCCtaaaagaacttcactggaccttatgcaaactggaaaccacatatcctatttattgtagctggggattttttAAAAAGCAAATTTGTGAAAAAGTCTGtctgaagttctatcaacacgTTGACTGTAGTACGTACCTGagaactattcaacgctggtctaaCCAATCGGAATCAACTCTTCAAGATTGTTTTGTATCACGTGGACAAGGATATGTTCCTGGCAGCCTCCACAAATAACGTTGACGAATATActgatacggtgactgagtttatcaggaagtgtataggagatgtacccactgtgactattaaatcctatcctaaccagaaactgtggatagatggcagcattcgcacaaaactgtgatggccactccaataccttgactttgttgtccgtaagccattttgccacaactttggaagtatgcttggggtcattgtccatttggaagacccatttgcgaccaagctttaacttcctgactgatgtcttgagatgttggttcaatatatccacatcattttcgtTCCTCACGAtgttatctattttgtgaagtgcaccagtccctccacaacatgatgctgccacccccgtgcttcacggttgggatggtgttcttcggcttgcaagcctccccctttttcctccaaacaaaacgatggacattatggccaaacagttctatttttgtttcatcagaccagaggacatttctcaaaaaatgacgacctttgtccccatatgcagttgcaaaccatagtctggcatttttttatggcggttttggagcagtggcttcttccttgctgagcggcctttcaggtaatgtcgatataggactcgttttactgtggatatagatacttttgtacctgtttcctccagcatcttcataaggtcctttgctgttgttctgggattgatttgcacttttcccactaaagtacgttcatctctaggagacagaacgcatctctttCCTGAACGGAATGACGGTACCTTCAGTATtttgtgatcctggacaacaccctgtcgttctcaactaacatcaaggcggtgtcccattcctgtaggttcatgctctacaacatccgcagagtacgaccctgcctcacacaggaagcggcgcaggtcctaatccaggcacttgtcatctcccgtcttgattactgcacctcgctgttggctgggctccctgcctgtgccattaaacccctacaactcatccagaacgccgcagcccgtctggtgttcaaccttcccaagttctctcacgtcaccccgctcctccgctctctccactggcttccagttgaagctcgcatccgctacaagaccatggtgcttgcctacggagctgtgaggggaacggcacctcagtacctccaggctctgatcaggccctacacccaaacaagggcactgcgttcatccacctctggcctgctcgcctccctaccactgaggaagtacagttcccgctcagccaagtcaaaactgttcgctgctctggacccccaatggtggaacaaactccctcacgacgccaggacagcggagtcaatcaccaccttccggagacacctgaaaccccacctcttcaaggaatacctaggatagggtaagtaatccttctcacccccctaaaagatttagatgcactattgtaaagtggctgttccactggatgtcataaggtgtatgcaccaatttgtaagtcgctctggataagagcgtctgctaaatgacttaaatgtaaatgtaatgtaaatattttggaaattgctcccaaggatggatgaaccagacttgtggaggtctacaattttttttctgaggtcttggctgatttcttttgactttcccatgatgtcaagcaaagaggcattgagtttgaaggtaggccttgaaatacatccacaggtacacctccaattgactcaaattatatcagttagcctatcagaagcttcaaaagccatgacatcattttgtggtattttccaagctatttaaagacacagtcaacttagtgtatgtaaactcctgacccactggaattgtgatacagtgaattataagtgaaataatctgtctgtaaacaattgttggaaaaatgacttgtgtcatgcacaaagtagatgtcctaaccgacttgcaaaaactatagtttgttaacaatacatttgtgaagtggttgaaaaacaagttttaatgactccaacccaagtgtatgtaaacttccgactacaaCTATAAACATGGCAAGAAGACTGGGAAAGAATACAGAGAAGAATACTGGCAGAATACAAAccgtgtagttattccctccacaaggcaatcaaacaggcaaaacggcagtatagagacaaagtgtgGTGAAAAAGGTTTAACAGCACctaaaccctcacaaacttttacagatgcacaattgagatcatcctgtcgggctgtatcaccacctgttACGGCAACTAcaccgcccacaaccacagggctctccagagggtggtgcggtctgcccaacgcataaCCGGGGAaaaatacctgccctccaggacacctacagcacctgtcacaggaaggccaaaaatatcataaaggacaacaaccactagagccacttcctgttcaccccactatcatccagaaagcgaggtcagtacagatgtgTCAAAATTAGgacacactcattcaagggttttttctttatttgtactattttctacattgtagaataatagtgaagacatcaaaaccatgaactaaaacatatggaatcatgtagtaatcaaaacaaatcaaaatatatttatattttagattcttcaaattagccaccctttgccttgaagacagctttgcacacgcttggcattctctcaaccagcttcatgagctattcacctggaatgctttttcaacattCTTAAAGGTGTTCccacatttgctgagcacttgttgactgcttttctttcactctgcggtccaactcatcccaaaccatctcaattgagttgaggtcaggtgattctggaggccaggtcatatgatgcagaactccatcactttccttcttggtcaaatatcccttagaAAGCCTGGAGGTTTGTGTtgcgtcattgtcctgttgagaaacatatgatagtcccactaagctcaaaccagatgggatggcatattgctgcagaatgctgtggtagacatgcttgctaagtgtgccttgaattctaaataaatcacagacagaatcaccagcaaagcacccgcacACTATTACACATACTCCATTACacgtcctcctccatgcttcacggtgggaaccacacattctgagatcatctgttcacctactctgcgtctcacaaagacgcagcggttggaaccaaaaacctcaaatttggaatcatcagaccaaagaacagatttccaccggtctcaaatcaaatcaaagtttatttgtcacatgctccgaatacaacagttgtagaccttacagtgaaatgctgacttacaggctctaaccaatagtgcaaaaacgTATTAgttgaacaataggtaagtaaagaaataaaaacaacagtaaaaatgcagtgaaaaataacagtagcgaaactatatacagtagcgaggctacatacagacactggttagtcaggttgattgaggtagtatgcacatgaatgtatagatacagtgactatgcatatatgataaacagagagcagcatcagtgtaaaagaggggctgggggggggcacacaatgcaaatagtccaggtagccatttgattatggcttgggggtaaaaaatgttgagaagcctttttgttttagacttggcactccggt is a window from the Oncorhynchus keta strain PuntledgeMale-10-30-2019 chromosome 6, Oket_V2, whole genome shotgun sequence genome containing:
- the LOC127930804 gene encoding uncharacterized protein LOC127930804, producing the protein MTDHHLKLNLSKTELLFLPGKDCPFHDLAITVDNSIVSSSQSAKNLGVILDNTLTFSTNIKAVSRSCRFMLYNIRRVRPCLTQEAAQVLIQALVISRLDYCTSLLAGLPACAIKPLQLIQNAAARLVFNLPKFSHVTPLLRSLHWLPVEARIRYKTMVLAYGAVRGTAPQYLQALIRPYTQTRALRSSTSGLLASLPLRKYSSRSAKSKLFAALDPQWWNKLPHDARTAESITTFRRHLKPHLFKEYLG